The stretch of DNA AAAGAAATCAACCCGCCTTTTTCGTCGAGTATTGCATAAAATAATTCCAGTTCGGGGCTGAACCACTCACACCGCTTTTTGTGCGGATGTGTTGCAAATGCAAAGTGCAATCTGCCTTTGTGATCTCGGGATAGCGATGTCGCGCGTCCGCCTTCCATGTTCAAACCATCGAGGACTGGGGATAAATCCACAGGCTCCCATCCCGCGTCGCTGCGATGCCACAATACGCCGCTTTGATACCCGGGATATGAGCAGAAGAACCACGGTTGATTGTTTGCATCTACGACGTGATTGCCAACGCGCACGCTGTGCTGACCATCTCCGCCCTGCGGGTCGTGACAAATGGCTCGCATGGTTTCCATTGTCAATGGGTCTTCAAAGCGCGCGCCTTCGTTGTACCACGTATCGCCGCCGTCTTCTGAATATACATGTACCGCTGCGCGTCCCCGGCAGTCTGCTGCATGTCCAGATTCTGCAAAGTGAAATTGAAATACCAGATGCAGGGTTCCGTCTGGTCCTGTGGTTAAGGATTGCATGAAATGGTTGTATCCTGCGACCGGGCTTACTGCAATTGAACGCGGTGGTTCCCAATTCTGGGTTGCTTTTTTTCGCCGGTACCACATGGCCCATCTGTCCCCGCTCTCGCGATGTGCCAGGTGAAGTGTTCCGTGCTGATCTACTGCGAAACTGGGATATGTGCTCAATGCGCCCAATGCCTCTGGCTCACTCCAGGTATTCGGGTCCTCAGGGTTGTCCGACCATCGATAAAAAAACGGGCCGTGATGCGCTCCGACGAGGGCGTGCAATCGGCCGTTGCCATCCAGTATCAGGGCGGGTCCACAGTGGTTGTCAATGCCTTCGCCAATTTGAAATGCCCGATGCATCTCGCCAGATACTTCGTCACATACGCCTATCATGATTCTCGCCTGTGTGCCTTCTTCTGGCGGGGCATCCAACCATCCGATGAATAATTTGCCATCTCGCCGAATCAGTTTCCCGCTCATGTTATATCCGGTTCCACGGTCTGATCCCTGCGTTGAAATCAAGTGTCGTGTGTTCAAAATAGTCTTCCTTTCTCTATGCTTTCATCCCACCGCCGCGTCATCAGATATTCCATGACGCCATCCATTGCCGAGGGCGTGCCTATCCGTCGCAATGCTTCCAGGGCAAATGCAGCGACGTGACCGTTGGGGTCAGATAATGTGTCGAGCAGGAGAGCTTCGGCAGATGTGGCGTCTTTGCCCAGGCGCGTAAATACCATTGCGGCGTTGACGCGGACCTGGTCATAGGGCGCCCAGTTGCGTCGGTCGGGCATTTGCCATTCGGGGCGTCCCACTTTGAGTAGTCGCTCGAGTACTGGTATAAATTCTTCGCTATCTTTCCTAATGCTACCCAGCGCATCTGTGGCTGTTCGCACAACGCAGTGAGAGGCATCGTCCAGACAGCGCGTGAGTGCAGGGACAGCTTGTGTCGCCAGAGAATCCATTTCACCGAGCGCGAAGGCCGCGTTGATGCGTGCCCATTCGCTTGAGTTTTCCAGCAGTCCAATTAGAGGATCCAGTGAAGGTGTGCCTATGGCGACAAGTGCCTGGGCAGCATCTTCCATCGAGATGGCGCCTTCGTTCCACGATGCGGGTACGGGGTCCTCGTCTTTGTGTGCGGCGTCTAATAGTGCTTCTATCAGGGGCTGTACTGCGGGTTGGCCTATTGCGCCCAGGGTATATATAGCCGCGAGACGAGTCCACTGGTCGTCGGTATTGAGCTTGCGAATCAGCACGGGAATTGCATCGGTATTTTTTGTTGCGGCTATTGAATGCATGGCTGCGAGTTGTTTGTCCTGGTTGTCGTGATGCAGGTCTTCCAATCCACAAGTTGCGGGGTCTGATGCGCGAAAACTTTCGTATCGATCCTTTTTGCCACATAGCCAATCCCATATATGCGACCAGACCAGATGCAGATCATGCGGTGTTTTATATGTTTCGGGGTTTCGCCAGATATGATCCCGACAATCCCACGAGGGTTCGGTCGGTTCTTCTGCGCGCACGTAAATGAATTTGATCATGTGCCGGGGTTGGCGAAGTGCGTTGATGCCTGCGGCGTGTCCCACATCAAAATGCGTGATTGATACGGTGCCGGCTTTACCGGCTATTGGTATGGCGTTTTGACGGTCTTCATCGGTCAATCGCCTGTGATACTGCGTGCCGGGAATCGCGTGTGTGGGACCGATTTCAATGGGCGAATCCTGCGGATAGTACATGATGCGCGCAAAACGCGGGTAGTGTTGGCGCGGGCGTCCCAGGGGGGTGTAGGAATCTTGATGACAATTTTGGGCGAGTGTTCTGTGTGTTGCGTCGGGCGCGATGTAGTGACAAAATCGATGCGGGTGTTCGATATATCCCGGGCCGAGTACGCTGATGAGCGCGCCCCGCACTTCTGGGCTGTTTAAGATGCGATCCATCTCGGGGACGCGGGGTAGCACGTTGTTGCCGTAATTGAATTCTTCATCGACCATAAATTGCAGTTTTTGCCGAATTGTCTCGTGCAGGTCATTGGGCACATCCGGCTTAAAAACCACGTATCCGTCTGCGATATATTGACGCATTTGCTCGTCGTTAAACAATTTCGGGTCTTCTCGTTTGCCATATCCCATATCTGTGTTCTCCTGTTCTGTAGCTAAAATAATTAGCGCGGATTGGGCACTGGTATATAGTATATAATTTTACCTAAAGATGCCTATAAAAAAATTTCAAATTAGGTCTTGACATCCCGCAATTTATCGGGTTATATTCCAAAATAACAGGCGATATGAATCGTCAGGCGGCATTCCGCTCGAAAGGGTTCTCGCCCGTGTGTTTTATATCTGGTCTTTTTTGTGTCGGACTCGTTACCGCCATTCGGTAACCCGACCTGGATACCGTTCTTTAGGCCTTCGCACAAACACACAGGGCATAGAGAGTTCATTGGACCGCGAGTGGGTGTGACGGGCCGCGATACTCACAAGAGGAGGTTACTATGCCACCAATCTGTATCCAGCGGTCGGGTGTTAGGACCTCTCCCCCGATCGGCTGACATAGGAGGTTCTATGACTTGTAGTACATAGATGGCCGCGATGAATGATCGCGGCCATTCTTTTATTTATAAGCGATTAGCCTATCCCAGCCCAGTCCTCTTTTTTATCTGCGTAAAACGCTCAAATGAACTGGCCTGATAGGCGGCCAGTTGTACACCGCTCACTCGCGTTTTTTCTGCGTCATCTGCGGATTACACCAAATACGCAACGCTCACTTTTGCCATTCCCGCATTGTTGTGTCCCACGTTGGGTACTGTGTCCAACTGCCAGTTAAATGGCACATTGAGTGTTTCAGCTTCTCGTTTTGCTGTTTCAAAAAAAGTGTGACCGCGATCAAAGCGGTGTGCGCCCTGCATCATTGCCTCTGGTGTCCGTCTCAATTTTGGGTGGTTCACGTCTATATCATCAGTTCCCAGGAGTACTACAACCCGCTGGCTCAGGGACCGTTTCAAATCCGCGACAGTCAGACCCGAGCCGGTCAATCCATAGGGATAGGTCTGTTTGAATGTGGGCATGGTGTACCACCCGGCGTTAGCTGCTATAAAAATATGTGCAGGTGACTGAGGCATGAAGTACAAAAATCGGTGTACAAACTGGCTGCCCGCCGAATGCCCATAAAATCCGTAGGACGATGCCCGGAGTTCCACTCGTTTTTTGACGTGGTCAAAAATGCCTTCAATTATCTGAAAAGACCAATCGGCTGTGGCATTTCGCGTTCCATCTTCGGCAAATACATTGCCGAGGTTAAATGTCCTTTCATCGGGGTAATTTTCCTGTGAAAACTCCGGGGCCAATAATAAAAATCCGTGCGTATCGGCATGGCTGGCCCAGGTGTCGCGATAGGTGCTGGCATTGCGCGAGGCCCCGTGCAGGGCAAATACCACTGGCAGGTCGGTAAGATGGTCTTGAGGGCAATGATACCATACTTTGACGCGATTAAAATTAAATGCTCCGGAACCTGATTCCATATTTTCCTCTTATTATTCCACAAACCGTTCGACGGCATTTCGGATTGGCGCGACGGTTTGCAGATAGTCGTAGATGGCGCTGAGGTCTTCGTCTGTCATGCCCGCGTACATCGTCCAGGGCATCACGCTGTTCATGCCATCCTGCAATAGAATGTGCCTTGCGTTTTCCCCGGCAAATTGTCTGAAACGCCCGATGAAGTACTCTTTTTTCCAATGCCCAATTCCCGTTTCTATGTCGGGTGTGATATTGGCCGATTGCACGGTTTTGCCACTGGGCAATCGAAATTGAAATCCTCCGGCGAATTGCATGTCTTCAACGGGCTGCCTCTGTTGATTATGAGGCGTATGGCAAGTGGCACATCCGGCAATGGTCGCCAAATACTTGCCATAAGCAATGGGGTCTGAACGATCAACCGGTTTGGGGAGTTTATAGGGTTCTGGCATTGTGCGTACAAGCAGGTTCATGGGAAAATTCAATTTGGACCGCGGCGGGATATGGTCAATGGGAGATAGGGTACGCACATAAGCGACAATGGATTCAATATCTGCCGGTATGAGATTTCGATATGCGCGATAGGGCATCAGTGGGAAAAGCGGATCGCCGTTTTTATTTACGCCGCTGGTAAAAGCCCGAATGATTTCACCGTCTGTCCAATCTCCCAGAGCTGCCGGTGTAATATTGGGGGCGATTAAGGTGCCCGGAAATCCCGCTGTTTCCGGAAATATCTCGCCGCCTTTGCCCTCGGTGCCCGGTAGCGGTGGCGCAGAATAATGCGCCCAATCCCGCGTTGAATGGCATTCGAGACATACCGTGACGTGATTGGCTAAATAACGTCCCCGTGCGATTTGTTCGGGTGTTCCCGACACGCGAATATTATAAGGCGGATCTGCTTTGGGAAAATTGGTTTTCAGATGGTAAGCAACGCCCAGCGCGCCCACAATTACGAGTGCCACTATAACAGTTACAGTCACGACCACCCACTTCATTGGTATTTCTCTCCGGGTATGATATCCATACAAAGTCTATCGCAAACGATAGATTTATCTGCACGAATTGTCAAGAGTCGTATTTTGTCTATTGACTTAATATAAAAAATTAGTATTATTTATATAGAACATATCCGTCCGCACTACTCAAAGGAGGAGAGCCATGCAGACTTTCAACGAATTGCGCGACCGGGAAGAGGATAGAATCAGCTTACAATTCAAAGTCGCCATGGGAATTATAGGCGTAATTTTTGCGATTACTCTGGTTTATAGTGTTCTCAGTTTCTGACACACAATATCACATGCAACCCCAACGCTTTTTCGCGTTGGGGTTTTTTTATTTCTTTTTTTCTACGGCATTTCGCATAGCGACCATTTGACCAATGGCATACGCCCAGCCAATGCGCGTATCTGGTGTATCGCTCAGGATGCCCGGCGTGTGGTCGGGGTCGATCATGCCGTTGTAACCCACCTCTTGAAATGCCTGTACGCAGGCAAACATATCGCATTCGCCGTCGTCGTGAAAAGTTTCGATATACTTAAATCGAGGTATTTCCACTTTCACATTTCGGAAATGTACGGTTCCAATGCGATTCCGCGATCCAAAATAGCGAATCATTTCGACGGCATCTGCGCCTTTTTCTGTCATTACGCCCGTGTCGTAAAAAATGCAATTTGATGGGCTGTCTATCACTTCGATTAACCGTTGCATGCCTTCGATATCGCCCAGGGGTTGGGCAACGCCGCGATATTCTGGAACCGGTGGATCATTGGGGTGTGCGGCCAATTGTACACCCGCTTTTTCCGCAGTTGGGATCGCGTTTTCCAAAAAATAGGTCAGATTGTCCCACATTTCATCCATTCCAATTCGCCCGATTGAATTGAGAGGTGGGAGATTGGCTATCCGCTCGTTGTCAAAGTCCCGCAAATCTGCGCCGCCGCGTCCCGCACCTCGCTGTGCTGCATATCCTTCTGATGCTCTGAGGGCTGTGAAACTGTAGTTCAACGCCCGAAGTCCCAGCCGCCCTGCGATTTCGATATTGGTTTTTATAATTTTCAGATCGTCTTCTCTGCCCGGTTGGCCCATTAATACGCGCCCTGAAATACCCAATCCCGCGATTAGAGGGATCAGGTCATACGATTCTATTCTGGCTTTGATGCGTTGCAATTCCCGCTCGTCCCATATCCCACCCTGCGCGCCTTTTGGACCCGTCTGTGTTGGCGGGACCAGTTTGCGTTCGCCCGTTCCCGGTTCTGTACGCCATCGCGTCGGCATCACTACCGCATCGACCCCAATTTGCCGATAAAAGCGCAATGTTTGCTCTGAAATATCGCCAATACCTTTGCCTATTTTGATTTGTGGCATTGCGGTTGTTCTCCTTTTTTTGTAATGTTGTTGATCGCTGACTGCTGACGACTGACAACTGACTGCTCATGATAGATCAACTCAAAACTGAAATGAATTGCCGATTTGGTGTTGCGCCTGCCGATGTGCGCGTTGTGCGATCGCCCTATCGGGTATGTCCGCTTGGCGCACATATTGATCACCAACTCGGGCGGGTTACAGCCATGGCTATTGATCAGGCTGTGTACCTGGCTTTCGCGCCATCGGAGGATGGGAATACGCATCTTCAGAGTCTTACCTTTGAGGGCGAGGTATTATTTGCGCTTGCCGATGTACCCGACAAAATAGATGGGGATTGGGGCAATTTTCCGCGTGGCGCAGTGCATGCATTACAGCAAGAGGGCTATAAGCTCACGCGCGGGATTACGGGGCTTACGGCGGGCAGGATGAACGAAGGGGGTTTGAGTTCATCGGCGGCTATTGGCGTGGCGTATTTGCTCGCTTATGAAGAGGCCAATGATTTGTCCCTGTGGCCCGCTGATAATATTCGGCTCGATCAAGCGATTGAAAATGGCTACCTCGGTCTCAAAAATGGTATTCTGGATCAATCGGCGATCCTGTTATCGCAAAAGGGTTTTCTCACGGTGATCGATTGCGCGTCTGCCAGGCACGAATTGATTCCCCGGTCCAATACTATGCCAGACTTTGATATTCTGATTGCCCAATCGGGCTTGCGCGAGGCTCTGGTTTCAACGGGGTATAACACGCGGGTAGATGAATGCGCCCGTGCTGCGCGAATATTGCTCAATGCCGTGGGGTGTTCCGACCGAGAACCTCTGCTCGGCAATATTGCCTTTGAAGAATACGATATGCATAAAAACCTGTTGAGCGGTGCCCTTGCTAAACGCGCCAGACATTTTTTTACGGAATCTGAGCGTGTGCTTATGGGTATTGATGCCTGGCGCGCGGGCGACCTCAATACTTTTGGCAGGCTGATCGCTGAGTCGGGGCGCAGTTCTATTGAGAATTACGAATGCGGTAGCAAGCCCCTCATTGATCTCTATCATATTCTCATTGAGACCGATGGGGTTTACGGTGCTCGTTTTAGTGGTGCCGGGTTTCGGGGCTGTTGTGTTGCGCTGGTGAATCCCCAAAAGTCCAGTGCGGCGATTGAACAGATTCAATCGGCTTATCGCGCCAAACATCCCGATTTGTCAAAAAATGCCCCGGTTTTTATTTGTCAACCCGACGATGGAGCCAGGATTCTGTGAAAGCTATTATTCTCGCGGCGGGATACGCTACGCGGCTGTATCCTCTTACCAAAAACTTTCCCAAGCCTCTGCTCAAAGTGGGGGGCAAGACGATTCTCGATTACCTGCTTGAACAGATTAAAGCTATTGCAGATATCGATGGTGTTTATGTGGTGACCAATCGCCGATTTTACGGGCACTTTGCCGACTGGGCGCGTGAAAATAGAGCGATACAGACTGAGATACTCGACGATGGCACGACTTCCAACGACAATCGTTTGGGGGCTGTGGGCGATATCCAGTTTGCGATTGAAGCGCGCGATATTGCCGATGATGTTCTCGTTCTCGCCGCGGATAATATTCTGCTGTTTTCTCTCTCCAAATTGGTCGATACATTCAAATCCAATCCCGTCTCCCACATTGCCGTGCGCCACAATCCCGATTACGATGATCGCAAGCGCAGGGGCAATGTCCGGTTAGACAAAGATAATCGCGTTTTGCAATTTATTGAAAAACCCGACAGGCCCATTTCCGAATGGTCGGCATCGCCCGTTTATATTTATCCGGTGTCGATACTGCCCCGTTTTAAGGAATATATCGCCAATGGAGGCAATCCCGACGCGCCCGGGCATTTTTTGGAGTGGTTGCATATATGCGAAACCGTTTATGCGTACGATATTGAAGGTGGTGTTCTCGATATTGGCAACCGCGAATCTCTGGCCGAAGCGCGGGCGTTTTTTCAATCCAAAGATCGCTGATCATCCTCGCGCATTGACATTGTGTATTTCAGGCTCTATCTTGTAGAAAATCGAATTTCTGGTAACCTTAATACAAAGGATTTTTCACTATGGCAAGCGTCAATATTATCCGTCATAAGCCCATTCCCATTTTTTGTAGCACAGCCGAAGTTGTTATGACCTACGACGACGACCAAGTCGTGCGCCTCGTTGAACCCAGCGGCAATGTGGGTACGCAGTATCCCAATGAACTCGGATCAGAGTGGTTTGGCACTATTGAGAACCTGAGTCTGGGGCTTGCGCGTGGGGGTGCGAACTGGGGCGATGTGTACAAAACCGATGTCCTGTGGACGACGCCATCTGATAGTCGTGACGACTGTGAGGCTTACCGAGATGCGTTCAATGCCGTATATGGACCTGTGATTGATGCTGTGACGGGTTGTGAACTCAAATCCAATCGCATGGCGCGTTTTACCCATGGAGAAGGGTTTCCAGATCCAGTAGCGCTTTTTGAGGTGGAAATTAAAGCTGTTAAGGGCGAGGATATTTCCTTTGGCGATGGGAAGATCGAATACGGTGCATGGACCGACCACCAGCCCAGTGGCGCGTCGGTGATGCACACCGATGGTGAGGGCAATACTGTTACGACACTCGGCGATGACCTCAAACAAGAGATGGAATTTGTGCTCGTAGATCAGTACGAAAAAAAGCTCGCGGCTGACAATGTGGATTTCAAAACGCAAACCGCGCATCTCGAGGTGCTCGTGGCGATTGATGACGATCCTTCGGCAACCTGGACGCGCATTGAAATCGTGCGCGAAGTGATTGCCGATTATTTTGGCGACCACCGCCCCGCAGGTAGGATTTATGCGGTTTCGCGTATTCCCAATCTCGATGGGATTGTGGAACCCCAACCGCGCTGTGTTACCGGCGATGTCGCTATTGATCGTTCGGGGGAGATTGTAGATGGTTTCAGTACCTGGACGGCCATTCGGCGGCAGGGGGTATCCGAGGTGCTCGTGAGCGGTGTTGGTGGCGATGATGCAGATGCTATTCTCAATGCGATTGACGGGCATATCGTGACAGCAGGCGGCGCAGGGTTGAAAGAAAATGGGGTTTTTAACAATGCGTACATTGTGGCTGCGGAGAGTAGTGAGGCTTCGCGCGACCGTTTGACTACTTTTAATGAACAATTCTCGGGCTACTATACAGGCGTGGCACCTTCTGGCCGAACCGCCCAATTTGTGCCCGGATTCATGCGCGAAGACCACATCTACGGTATTTCAAATCGCTCGATATTTGCGGGGTAAATTATCCTTTAATCAATTGCATTACTTTTTCAAATAACGCTCCGTTTGTACTGACGGCCTCGTTGCCCCAAATCGTTGCCTCGCCACTCCACGTTGTGAATGTGCCGCCCGTTTCTTCTAAGATAGGCGCGAGGGCGGCGCAGTCCCATACGCTCATAATGGGGTCGAGCATGATTTCTGCACGCCCGGTTGCGACGAGCATGTGGCCATAACAATCGCCCCAGCCGCGCACGAGTTTGGCGCGTGAGCAAATCCGGTTTATGGCTTCGCCCCGGCCGTGTTTATGCAGAGAATCGGTCAAGATCACGGTTGCGTCCTGAATGTCCGATATGTCAGATACCCGCGTGGGGCGACCATTCCAGGTGCAACCCAATCCACTGGCAGCACAAATCATTTCATTTAGTGCTGGAAAATGAACGACGCCAACAGTGGGTTCGTCCTCGACTTCCACGCCGATCAGTACCCCGTATAAGGGTACGCCGTGTACGAATGATTTTGTGCCGTCAATGGGGTCTAAAATCCATCGCCGCCCACTTGTGCCTTTTTTGTCTCCGTGCTCTTCTCCCACAATGCCGTCGTCTGGAAAACGCGCTTCAATCAATTCTCTCAATTTTGTTTCGGCTCCTTTGTCTGCGGCCGTTACAGGTGATTCATCCGCCTTTTCCTCTACTTCGACTCCGGTCTGAAAATACTGCAGTGTGATCCGTCCGGCTTGCCAGGCGGCATCTGTTGCAAAATCCAGTACTTCTCGCAGTGTATCTGCCATTTTTTTTCCTTGAAAGGTATTCAATATGGAACATCCCGAACACAGCGGCGCGGTTCGCACCTATCTCGATTCTCTTTATGCCGATGAACTGCGCTATGTCGCGTGTCGAGCAACTGATCGCGAATCTTTTTTTCAATGGCAAGAGGAGGCGCGTCCTGTGCTTCAGCATCTGCTGGGTCTTGAAAGTATTGGCGCGTCTCTGGGCGATCACACGATTCAGGTGCAACTCGGTGTAGCGCAAGATATGGGCGATTATACGTTGCAACCCGGTGTTATTACTACCGAGCCGCGTTTTGGTTTGCCATTCTGGTATCTCCAACCCAGGGGAGATGGTCCTTTTCCGCTCGCTGTTTTGCCACACGGGCACGACAAATACGGCATGGATACGTATATTGGCAAAGCGCGCGATGACGATCACCGCAAAAAGATTGAGGCCGAAGACCGCGATGTTGCTGTTCAGGCGGTCAGGCGCGGGTTTGCCGCCATTGCGCCCGCTGCACGCGGTACGAGTACTACGGCTATTCCCGATATTAATAAGCGCCACGGCGACCGCGATTGCCGCAGTCAATTTATGCACGCTTTGCTCGCTGGACGCACTGCGACGGGTGAGCGCGTGTGGGATGTGATGCGTCTTATTGACTGGGCACAGGATATTCCCGAGATTGATACTTCTACGATTCTGGTTATGGGCAACTCGGGGGGGGGAGTTATCACCTGTTATGCCGCCGCGGTTGATCCCCGCATTACTATTGCTGTGCCGAGTTGCTCTTTTTGTACGCTTGTGGGCACCAGTGGTTTGATTCACCATTGCGATTGCAATGCGGTGCCCGGGATTTTGCGCTTTGGCGAAATCTGGGATGTTACGGGTCTTATTGCCCCGCGCCATCTCTGTATTGTGAATGGGAAACAGGATACGCTATTCCCCGTGCCCGAAGTCGATCGTGCGGTTAAAGGTATCGCGCGTCTCTACGAGATCGCTGGTGTGCCCGATCGCATTGAACACCACTACGGCGCCGCGGGGCACCGCTTCTACAGCGATCTTATGTGGCCGTTTGTTGAAAAAGTGAGGTGACGGATGATGCTCATTTTGCCACTTCCTGATGGTAGGGATGTACTTTAACCCGCACGGCCCATTCGGTCCATTCTCGTTCGAGCGATTTTACCAATTCGGGATGTTCTGCTGATAGATCGCTGGTTTCACAGCGGTCTTTTTCCATGTCGTAGAGTTCCCAATTTTTGTTGGGATATCGGGTATTGCCCTTCAGCAATTTCCATTTTTCCCTGCGTATGGCGCTGGCGTCAAAGTGATCGAAGCACAGGCTGCGTTCGGGCAGGTTTTGCGCGTTGAATAGGGGAACAAGGCTCGTTCCTTCTTGCGGGTGAATGCGTTCTCCATTGTGCGTTTCGGGATATTCGGCTCCGGTAATTTCGCATACAGTCGACATGATGTCAAACAGGTGCATGGGGGTGCGAACCCAGCGGTCGGGTTGCACGATCCCTTCAGGCCAATGGGCGATAAATGGGCTACAATTTCCGCCTTCGTGGTTGTAGTGTTTGTACATGCGCAGCGGTGTGTTGCTCAGGCACGACCACGCGCTGCCCACAGAGTGATAGGTGTCCGGTCCACCGATTTTTTTGAGTTCTTCACCTGTGTGGAGATGGGTGACGCCCAATCTGCTGCGTTCGTCAAATCCAAAGGGTCCCCATTCGTAACACGCGCCATTGTCGCTTGTAAACAGGATGAGTGTGTTGTCCAGTTCTCCTGTTTCTTTTAGGCGGTCAATGATTCTGCCTATGCCGCGATCGATATGCTCGATCATGGCCGCAAAGACCGCCATGCGGTAGGCGAGGTCTTCCCTGCGGTCAGGCGGGAGATCTTTCCACGCGGGATTCTGTTTGCCGCTGTACCCGTTTGCGATGGCATCATTTTCTTCGATGGGGACAATTGAACGCGGTGTGAATTGCCAGTTTTCTGTCGCCAGGCCAGATTCTTGCTGGCGCACGTAGCGTTCACGGCGCAATACATCCCAACCTCGGCGGTAAATATCGAGATATGAATCGCGGGTTTCTGCTGGCGCATGTAAGGGAAAATGCGGAGCCGAGTGGGCGAGGTAGAGGAAATAGGGATTGTCTTTTTGTTGCGCCTGTTCGATAAATTCTACGGCGTAATCGTTGAATGCTTCTGTTGCGTAGTATGCATCGTCGCGAAAAGAAAGTTCGGGTGTTCGAGATTCGGGATAGCGATGATAATAAGACGGGTCCCATTGCGGTGCGCTGTGGCCTTTGATGAATCCGTAGTATTCGTCAAATCCCCGGTCTGTTGGGTTAGATTGATCGCCAACGTGCCATTTTCCAACGCCATAGGTGCTGTAGCCCTCGGTTTTGAGGACTTCGGCTAATGTCACGCAGTGGTTGTTTAGCCTGCCCAAATAGGCCGGTCCCCATTCGGCGGTTCGGTCAGGGCCCGTAAAATTGGCGATGCCAGCCTGATGGGAATACAGGCCTGTGAGCAGCGAAGCCCGAGAGGGACAACAGCGGGCAGAGTTGTAACTTTGCGTGAATCGCAAGCCATTTGCCGACAGGCGATCCAGATTGGGCGTTCGGATCTCGCCACCATAAGAACCGAGATCCGAATAGCCCATGTCATCTACGAGAATGACGATGATATTGGGTTTTTTCATGTGACGCGCCGTTCCCGTTTTGGATATCCGAGGGATTTGTCAACTTCGTTAAAGAGCGGTTCGCCCGCCTGGTAGCGTTTCAGGTTTTGGCAGAAGAATCCAACGGTTCGGTTGTGTCGATTGGGAGAGCCACCGGCAGCGTGTGGGGTGATAATGGCATTTTCCATGTCCCAGAGCGGGCTATCGGGAGACAGGGGTTCTTTTTCAAATACGTCCAGGCCAGCACCGGCGATTTCGCCGTTTTTGAGGCCCTCGGCCAAAGCGGCTTCATCGACGATGGGACCGCGTGCGGTGTTGACCAGAAAGGCGGTATTTTTCATCAGGCTCAGGGTGCGGGCATTGATGAGTTTTTCGGTTTCGGGCGTGTACGGTACGGCGATAAATACGACATCGGCTATTTGCAGACCTTCGTCCAGACGGTCCATGTCCCAGATCGCTTCGACGTAATCGGGTTTGTCTCCGCCCTGTATATCCAGCGCAATCAGGCGCGCGTCATAGCCCTGGGCGAGTTGTGCATAGTATTGACCAATGCCGCCAAATCCGACGATGAGAATGGTGGCTTCCAATAAGTCGGCGAGTGGTGGGCGCGTCCAGGCATGGTCGAGTTGATGGCGAAATGAAACGTGTAGCCCGCGCGTGAGGGCGGTGGTGAGTGCCCAGGCGTGTTCGGCGACCTGAACGGCATGGACGCCGCTGGCATTGCATAGTGTGATGTCGCTGTTGGCGACTTCGGGGATCAGTGCTTTGTCCATGCCGGCACTCGTGG from Gemmatimonadota bacterium encodes:
- a CDS encoding D-2-hydroxyacid dehydrogenase; this encodes TSAGMDKALIPEVANSDITLCNASGVHAVQVAEHAWALTTALTRGLHVSFRHQLDHAWTRPPLADLLEATILIVGFGGIGQYYAQLAQGYDARLIALDIQGGDKPDYVEAIWDMDRLDEGLQIADVVFIAVPYTPETEKLINARTLSLMKNTAFLVNTARGPIVDEAALAEGLKNGEIAGAGLDVFEKEPLSPDSPLWDMENAIITPHAAGGSPNRHNRTVGFFCQNLKRYQAGEPLFNEVDKSLGYPKRERRVT
- a CDS encoding nucleotidyltransferase family protein — encoded protein: MKAIILAAGYATRLYPLTKNFPKPLLKVGGKTILDYLLEQIKAIADIDGVYVVTNRRFYGHFADWARENRAIQTEILDDGTTSNDNRLGAVGDIQFAIEARDIADDVLVLAADNILLFSLSKLVDTFKSNPVSHIAVRHNPDYDDRKRRGNVRLDKDNRVLQFIEKPDRPISEWSASPVYIYPVSILPRFKEYIANGGNPDAPGHFLEWLHICETVYAYDIEGGVLDIGNRESLAEARAFFQSKDR
- a CDS encoding arylsulfatase, giving the protein MKKPNIIVILVDDMGYSDLGSYGGEIRTPNLDRLSANGLRFTQSYNSARCCPSRASLLTGLYSHQAGIANFTGPDRTAEWGPAYLGRLNNHCVTLAEVLKTEGYSTYGVGKWHVGDQSNPTDRGFDEYYGFIKGHSAPQWDPSYYHRYPESRTPELSFRDDAYYATEAFNDYAVEFIEQAQQKDNPYFLYLAHSAPHFPLHAPAETRDSYLDIYRRGWDVLRRERYVRQQESGLATENWQFTPRSIVPIEENDAIANGYSGKQNPAWKDLPPDRREDLAYRMAVFAAMIEHIDRGIGRIIDRLKETGELDNTLILFTSDNGACYEWGPFGFDERSRLGVTHLHTGEELKKIGGPDTYHSVGSAWSCLSNTPLRMYKHYNHEGGNCSPFIAHWPEGIVQPDRWVRTPMHLFDIMSTVCEITGAEYPETHNGERIHPQEGTSLVPLFNAQNLPERSLCFDHFDASAIRREKWKLLKGNTRYPNKNWELYDMEKDRCETSDLSAEHPELVKSLEREWTEWAVRVKVHPYHQEVAK
- the hisN gene encoding histidinol-phosphatase translates to MADTLREVLDFATDAAWQAGRITLQYFQTGVEVEEKADESPVTAADKGAETKLRELIEARFPDDGIVGEEHGDKKGTSGRRWILDPIDGTKSFVHGVPLYGVLIGVEVEDEPTVGVVHFPALNEMICAASGLGCTWNGRPTRVSDISDIQDATVILTDSLHKHGRGEAINRICSRAKLVRGWGDCYGHMLVATGRAEIMLDPIMSVWDCAALAPILEETGGTFTTWSGEATIWGNEAVSTNGALFEKVMQLIKG
- a CDS encoding acetylxylan esterase, with product MEHPEHSGAVRTYLDSLYADELRYVACRATDRESFFQWQEEARPVLQHLLGLESIGASLGDHTIQVQLGVAQDMGDYTLQPGVITTEPRFGLPFWYLQPRGDGPFPLAVLPHGHDKYGMDTYIGKARDDDHRKKIEAEDRDVAVQAVRRGFAAIAPAARGTSTTAIPDINKRHGDRDCRSQFMHALLAGRTATGERVWDVMRLIDWAQDIPEIDTSTILVMGNSGGGVITCYAAAVDPRITIAVPSCSFCTLVGTSGLIHHCDCNAVPGILRFGEIWDVTGLIAPRHLCIVNGKQDTLFPVPEVDRAVKGIARLYEIAGVPDRIEHHYGAAGHRFYSDLMWPFVEKVR
- a CDS encoding galactokinase codes for the protein MIDQLKTEMNCRFGVAPADVRVVRSPYRVCPLGAHIDHQLGRVTAMAIDQAVYLAFAPSEDGNTHLQSLTFEGEVLFALADVPDKIDGDWGNFPRGAVHALQQEGYKLTRGITGLTAGRMNEGGLSSSAAIGVAYLLAYEEANDLSLWPADNIRLDQAIENGYLGLKNGILDQSAILLSQKGFLTVIDCASARHELIPRSNTMPDFDILIAQSGLREALVSTGYNTRVDECARAARILLNAVGCSDREPLLGNIAFEEYDMHKNLLSGALAKRARHFFTESERVLMGIDAWRAGDLNTFGRLIAESGRSSIENYECGSKPLIDLYHILIETDGVYGARFSGAGFRGCCVALVNPQKSSAAIEQIQSAYRAKHPDLSKNAPVFICQPDDGARIL